One part of the Suncus etruscus isolate mSunEtr1 chromosome 2, mSunEtr1.pri.cur, whole genome shotgun sequence genome encodes these proteins:
- the SSTR5 gene encoding somatostatin receptor type 5: protein MDLSSVDTQACLAHPSLELTLAVERCVLPAVPASAHTAGGGPPMRDWQLPLPQPQPHNGPFGAIAAQGSLRTPGAGGQGPKGATRHCSGTSASRALCTHVGCRRLGGSNHSGPPEEASHAHSLLPTSLARACAFWKLWGARERGGVELGAAVPNRWQQRHPDEVPRLLVPIGSTCVGPAPIDPAPRWPRPSSSILGAPVSEPSQPRAAWPGVSCSKHRHLGASPSGAHLPLPSSPQFQLSAGCSSSPFDNAIPASGVGLSHCVYLPPLPSCGVIPRLLGGEKTRTDLGTNLPAPMAAVEPPLLGGWNESQVASSAGGSGDNGSMVGMHIPPVAPGVVLLYLLVCALGLGGNTLAIYVVLRHAKMKTVTNIYILNLAVADVLFMLGLPFLATQYALSSWPFGPVLCRLVTTLDGVNQFTSIFCLTVMSVDRYLAVVHPVRSARWRRPRVAKLASGAIWAFSLIMSLPLLVFADVQEGLGTCNLCWPEPVGLWSAVFIVYTSVLGFFGPLLVICLCYLLIVAKVKASGVRVGAPRRRSERKVTRMVLVVVLVFAGCWLPFFVINIVNLAVVLPEGPVSTGAYFFVVILSYANSCANPVLYAFLSDNFRQSFRKILCWCQGYGKEDVEPMEPRNDKNSQLPARPSKADGLMHTSQM from the exons ATGGATCTGTCCTCGGTGGACACGCAGGCCTGTTTGG CTCACCCCAGCTTGGAGCTCACCCTTGCAGTGGAGCGGTGTGTCCTGCCCGCTGTGCCCGCCTCTGCTCACACGGCTGGTGGCGGGCCTCCCATGCGAGACTGGCAGCTGCCTctgccacagccacagccacacaATGGGCCCTT TGGGGCCATCGCTGCCCAGGGCAGTCTGAGGACACCTGGTGCTGGGGGACAGGGCCCCAAGGGAGCGACCAGGCACTGCTCTGGGACGTCGGCCAGCCGGGCTCTGTGCACCCACGTGGGGTGCAGGAGGCTGGG GGGCAGTAACCATTCAGGCCCACCCGAGGAGGCCTCACATGCCCACAGCCTCCTGCCAACCAGCTTGGCAAG GGCCTGTGCGTTTTGGAAGCTCTGGGGAGCCCGGGAGCGGGGAGGTGTGGAGCTGGG AGCCGCTGTACCCAACAGGTGGCAGCAGAGGCACCCAGATGAAGTCCCAAGG CTCCTGGTTCCCATTGGCTCCACCTGTGTTGGCCCCGCCCCCATAGACCCAGCCCCACGCTGGCCCCGCCCCTCCAGCTCCATCCTGGGGGCTCCAGTGTCTGAGCCCAGCCAGCCCAGAGCAGCTTGGCCTGGAGTTTCCTGCTCCAAGCACCGACATTTG GGGGCCTCACCGTCTGGGGCCCACCTGCCGCTGCCCTCGTCTCCCCAGTTCCAGCTGTCCGCTG GATGCTCTTCCAGTCCATTTGATAATGCGATTCCTGCCAGTGGAGTGGGCCTGAGTCACTGTGTTTACCTGCCACCGCTGCCCAGCTGTGGGGTAATCCCGCGCCTCCTGGGCGGGGAGAAAACAAG AACGGACCTGGGCACCAACCTGCCTGCCCCCATGGCTGCAGTGGAGCCTCCATTGCTGGGTGGCTGGAACGAGTCCCAGGTGGCTTCCAGTGCTGGAGGTAGCGGGGACAATGGCAGCATGGTAGGGATGCACATTCCCCCGGTGGCCCCCGGCGTGGTTCTGCTCTACCTGTTGGTGTGCGCCCTGGGGCTGGGTGGCAACACACTGGCCATCTATGTGGTTCTGCGTCATGCCAAAATGAAGACTGTGACCAACATCTACATCCTTAATCTGGCCGTGGCCGATGTGCTCTTCATGCTGGGACTGCCCTTCCTGGCCACACAGTACGCCTTGTCCTCCTGGCCCTTTGGGCCTGTGCTCTGCCGCCTGGTCACCACACTGGACGGCGTCAACCAGTTCACCAGCATCTTCTGCCTGACCGTCATGAGTGTGGACCGGTACCTGGCCGTGGTGCACCCGGTCCGCTCGGCCCGGTGGCGGCGTCCGCGGGTGGCCAAGCTCGCCAGTGGTGCCATCTGGGCCTTCTCGCTGATCATGTCCTTGCCCCTGCTGGTCTTTGCCGACGTGCAGGAGGGACTGGGCACCTGCAACTTGTGCTGGCCCGAGCCAGTGGGGCTGTGGAGCGCTGTGTTCATCGTCTATACTTCCGTGCTTGGCTTCTTTGGGCCACTGCTGGTCATCTGCCTGTGCTATCTGCTCATCGTGGCCAAGGTGAAGGCCTCAGGTGTGCGCGTGGGCGCCCCTCGGCGGCGCTCAGAACGCAAGGTCACGCGCATGGTGCTGGTGGTGGTGCTGGTGTTTGCTGGCTGCTGGCTGCCCTTCTTCGTCATCAACATCGTGAACCTGGCTGTGGTACTGCCTGAGGGGCCTGTGTCCACCGGCGCCTACTTCTTCGTCGTTATCCTGTCTTATGCCAATAGCTGTGCCAACCCTGTGCTCTACGCCTTCCTCTCCGACAACTTCCGCCAGAGCTTCCGGAAGATTTTGTGCTGGTGCCAGGGTTATGGGAAGGAGGATGTGGAGCCCATGGAGCCACGGAATGACAAGAACAGCCAACTGCCCGCGCGCCCTTCCAAGGCCGATGGGCTGATGCATACCAGCCAGATGTGA
- the TEKT4 gene encoding tektin-4, whose product MSHILCPVPRRQEGVMASYGHSVAPEALLPCTAPASLPLLCPDGQQDVLLTRQQAPQTVPASELPPKVHEVAHNTGAYTSSGLATAGFRTAKYLENEWYQNTYARYYQAFCDRDKSERQRHESRQLASETEALARRTQEDSTRKVGARLQDMHSWKSELQRQVDELVAETHLLLAQKRRLERALDNSALSFSIATDNLQHRERRQHPDLVRDSVEVELLKEAELIRNIQELLKRTIVQAVNQIRLNRQQKEKCEINWSDKAESYNIDDKCSRYHNDSVEVQFHPHSMAFEESASTPETWARFNQEILQRADRERLATVKLRELIDNILRDTAEDLRLQCDAVNLALEKRCEELEDARHKLEYHLQKTLREITDQEHNVALLKQAIKGKEAPLKVAQTRLYQRSQRPNVELCRDIAQFRLTSEVEELNVSLEALKEKLLEAEQSLRNLEDTRMALEKDMVVKANSLCIDRQQCLAHRARYPTVLQLSGYE is encoded by the exons ATGTCTCATATACTGTGTCCAGTACCTAGGAGACAGGAAGGAGTCATGGCGTCCTATGGGCACTCTGTGGCCCCAGAGGCCCTCCTGCCCTGCACAGCACCTGCAAGCCTACCCCTGCTCTGCCCCGATGGGCAGCAAGACGTGCTCCTGACCAGGCAGCAGGCCCCACAGACAGTGCCTGCCAGCGAGCTGCCCCCGAAGGTCCATGAGGTGGCACACAACACGGGTGCCTACACATCCTCGGGGCTGGCCACTGCTGGCTTCCGCACAGCCAAGTACCTGGagaatgaatggtaccagaacACATATGCCCGTTACTACCAGGCCTTCTGCGACCGAGACAAATCTGAGCGCCAGCGGCATGAGAGCCGCCAGCTGGCGTCGGAGACAGAAGCGCTGGCACGGCGCACGCAGGAGGACTCCACGCGCAAGGTGGGCGCCCGCCTGCAGGACATGCACAGCTGGAAGTCAGAGCTCCAGCGGCAGGTGGATGAGCTGGTGGCCGAGACCCACCTGCTGCTGGCCCAGAAGCGGCGACTGGAGCGGGCGCTGGACAACTCGGCCCTGTCCTTCTCCATCGCCACTGACAACCTGCAGCACCGCGAGCGCCGCCAGCACCCTGACCTGGTTCGGGACTCCGTGGAGGTGGAACTGCTGAAG GAGGCTGAGCTCATCCGAAACATCCAGGAACTCCTGAAGAGGACCATTGTGCAGGCTGTGAACCAAATCCG GCTGAACCGGCAGCAGAAGGAGAAATGCGAGATCAACTGGTCAGACAAGGCCGAGTCATACAACATCGACGACAAGTGCTCGCGATACCACAACGACAGCGTGGAGGTCCAGTTCCACCCGCACTCGATGGCCTTTGAGGAGAG tGCCTCCACACCGGAGACTTGGGCGAGGTTCAACCAGGAGATCCTGCAGCGTGCGGATCGCGAGCGCCTGGCCACGGTCAAACTACGGGAGCTCATCGACAACATCCTGCGGGACACGGCCGAGGACCTGCGGCTGCAGTGCGACGCCGTGAACCTGGCCTTGGAGAAGCGCTGCGAGGAGCTGGAGGATGCGCGCCACAAGCTGGAATATCACCTGCAGAAG ACGCTGAGGGAGATCACGGACCAGGAGCACAACGTGGCCCTGCTGAAGCAGGCCATCAAGGGCAAGGAGGCGCCGCTGAAGGTGGCCCAGACTCGCCTGTACCAGCGCTCGCAGCGGCCCAACGTGGAGCTGTGCCGGGATATCGCCCAGTTCAG GCTGACAAGTGAGGTAGAGGAGCTGAATGTGTCCTTAGAAGCGCTAAAGGAGAAGCTTCTGGAAGCAGAGCAGTCCCTCCGCAACCTGGAGGACACGCGCATGGCCCTGGAGAAGGACATGGTGGTGAAGGCCAACAGCCTGTGCATCGACCGGCAGCAGTGCCTGGCACACCGGGCCCGGTACCCCACCGTGCTTCAGCTGTCTGGCTACGAGTGA